The Paracoccus liaowanqingii genome window below encodes:
- a CDS encoding MFS transporter yields the protein MTPALRIGAVGFGLIAVCYGFARFAFGLFLPQIDRDLGLGPSLSGLISGGAFAGYCVAIIASAVLTERIGARAIATAAAIVAAVGMAGIALAPSPMVLAGAVMVAGLSTGLASPPMAAAVAAAVAKGRQDATNTTINAGTSAGVAVSGAVALAMAGQWRLAFGAFTAVAVVLAVTAAVSLPSSGGGKSAGGLPPMTGPVLRLIAASFLMGAASTALWSFGGQLVSERLGWGPTGAGILWNCIGLGGIAGAWAGTLVNRFGLDRVHLACLGLMAGCILAVGSSIATPALALIGGALFGAAYVTVTGVYLIWGVRALSDRPATGLMIGFLTMAVGQTAGAPVFGILMAGPGAGLAVTCFAALALSAGCFRARRAIAVIPA from the coding sequence ATGACCCCGGCGCTGCGCATCGGTGCCGTGGGCTTCGGTCTGATCGCGGTCTGTTACGGCTTCGCCCGGTTCGCCTTCGGCCTGTTCCTGCCGCAGATCGACAGGGATCTGGGCCTCGGGCCCTCCTTGAGCGGCTTGATCTCGGGTGGCGCGTTCGCAGGCTATTGCGTCGCCATCATCGCCTCGGCCGTGCTGACCGAGCGGATCGGGGCGCGCGCGATCGCGACCGCCGCGGCCATCGTTGCGGCCGTCGGCATGGCGGGGATCGCACTTGCGCCGTCCCCCATGGTCCTGGCTGGCGCCGTGATGGTGGCCGGTCTCAGCACGGGCCTTGCCTCGCCACCCATGGCCGCGGCCGTCGCCGCCGCCGTCGCCAAGGGCCGGCAGGACGCGACGAACACCACGATCAATGCCGGAACAAGCGCGGGGGTGGCTGTGTCGGGGGCGGTCGCCCTTGCCATGGCGGGACAGTGGCGCCTGGCCTTCGGCGCGTTCACCGCCGTTGCGGTCGTGCTTGCCGTCACCGCCGCAGTGTCGCTGCCATCATCTGGGGGCGGCAAGAGCGCGGGCGGCCTGCCACCGATGACCGGGCCTGTCCTGCGCCTGATTGCCGCCTCGTTCCTGATGGGCGCGGCCAGCACCGCGCTCTGGTCCTTCGGCGGCCAGCTCGTGTCGGAACGCCTGGGCTGGGGGCCGACCGGGGCCGGCATCCTGTGGAACTGCATCGGCCTCGGCGGGATCGCCGGTGCTTGGGCAGGCACCCTCGTCAACCGGTTCGGTCTCGATCGCGTCCATTTGGCGTGCCTGGGGCTGATGGCAGGCTGCATCCTTGCGGTTGGTTCAAGCATCGCCACTCCCGCACTTGCGCTGATCGGGGGCGCCCTGTTCGGAGCTGCCTACGTGACGGTCACGGGGGTCTACCTGATCTGGGGGGTGCGCGCCCTGTCCGACCGTCCGGCCACCGGCCTGATGATCGGCTTCCTGACGATGGCCGTGGGTCAGACCGCCGGCGCGCCGGTTTTCGGGATCCTGATGGCGGGTCCCGGTGCGGGGCTGGCAGTGACGTGCTTTGCCGCACTTGCCCTGTCGGCTGGGTGCTTCCGGGCGCGACGCGCAATTGCCGTCATCCCGGCGTAG
- a CDS encoding TetR/AcrR family transcriptional regulator yields the protein MESAPKLNAAAERLFDRHGYMATGMDRLTEAAGMSSRTLYKHAGSKAQLMGRVLAERDRRFMVRIDVDSVDALFAALEDWVRIEGARGCLFLRSHAETGGAIPEIAEAVAAHKAAFRQRVGGIVAKDLGRDDMALTEQVLVLFEGATHAAVYRGDEAVSAARAAAAILVERART from the coding sequence ATGGAAAGCGCACCCAAGCTCAACGCCGCCGCCGAGCGGCTCTTCGACCGGCACGGATACATGGCCACCGGAATGGACCGCCTGACCGAGGCTGCAGGCATGTCGAGCCGGACACTCTACAAGCACGCGGGCAGCAAGGCGCAGCTGATGGGCCGGGTGCTGGCGGAGCGCGACCGGCGCTTCATGGTCCGTATCGATGTCGACAGCGTGGACGCGCTTTTTGCCGCTCTGGAGGACTGGGTTCGGATCGAGGGTGCGCGGGGATGCCTGTTCCTCCGCTCCCATGCCGAGACGGGCGGCGCCATACCCGAGATTGCCGAGGCCGTTGCGGCCCACAAGGCGGCATTCCGGCAGCGGGTCGGCGGCATCGTCGCGAAAGATCTGGGCCGTGACGATATGGCATTGACCGAACAGGTGCTGGTCCTCTTCGAGGGAGCCACGCATGCAGCGGTCTATCGGGGGGATGAGGCTGTCTCGGCCGCGCGGGCGGCGGCAGCGATCCTGGTCGAGAGGGCGCGGACATGA